From Oceanipulchritudo coccoides, the proteins below share one genomic window:
- a CDS encoding DMT family transporter, whose protein sequence is MVPAFITTILWSYCVIAARRSVAQLGENLANLARILVAVFALGLMAHFLGKGLGGGGFVYFFLSGVIGFGFGDIGVFYALPRIGSRLTLLMAQCAAAPIAGLTEWAWMGTTIGLTQILAIGIILCGIVVALAPKNIPSADLPTFIAGIAFGLLAAVGQGFGAVLSRKAYESARLAGSWTETQSISESLWMGATTGYQRLIGGALVILLFYLMSLIIRSWRTFPRGEHGKAPLQSKLSYVFLNASAGPIFGIICFQWALATTPSAIVQPIIAMTPLVVMPMAWFLEGDRPSGRAVAGALVSVVGVILLAIS, encoded by the coding sequence ATGGTTCCAGCCTTCATCACAACTATCCTTTGGAGCTATTGCGTCATCGCGGCTCGTCGCTCCGTTGCCCAGCTGGGTGAAAATCTTGCCAATCTGGCACGAATCCTTGTCGCGGTATTCGCCCTCGGGCTGATGGCCCATTTTCTCGGCAAGGGCCTTGGGGGTGGAGGGTTTGTCTATTTTTTCCTGAGTGGGGTCATTGGGTTTGGATTTGGGGATATCGGGGTTTTCTATGCCTTGCCGCGAATTGGATCGCGGCTGACCCTGCTTATGGCCCAGTGTGCAGCCGCCCCGATTGCGGGGCTTACCGAATGGGCCTGGATGGGCACGACAATCGGTCTGACGCAGATTCTGGCGATTGGCATCATCCTGTGCGGAATCGTTGTCGCCCTCGCGCCAAAGAACATTCCTTCCGCTGATTTGCCGACCTTCATTGCCGGAATTGCTTTTGGATTGCTGGCTGCTGTGGGGCAGGGGTTTGGCGCTGTCCTCAGTCGGAAGGCTTATGAATCGGCTCGTCTCGCTGGATCATGGACAGAGACCCAGAGCATTTCCGAAAGCCTTTGGATGGGGGCCACTACGGGATATCAGCGCCTGATTGGAGGCGCTTTGGTCATTCTGCTTTTTTACCTGATGAGTTTGATCATCCGATCCTGGCGTACATTTCCGAGGGGCGAGCATGGAAAGGCGCCCCTCCAGAGCAAGCTGAGCTACGTTTTTCTCAATGCCTCCGCAGGCCCGATTTTCGGGATTATCTGCTTTCAATGGGCACTAGCCACGACACCCAGTGCCATTGTCCAGCCGATCATTGCCATGACCCCGCTGGTTGTCATGCCGATGGCATGGTTCCTTGAAGGAGATCGTCCCAGTGGGCGGGCCGTTGCTGGTGCCCTTGTGAGTGTGGTCGGGGTCATCCTTCTGGCGATTAGCTGA
- the purE gene encoding 5-(carboxyamino)imidazole ribonucleotide mutase — MKDNESARVGIIMGSISDWETMQEAAALLDDLGVSYEKNIVSAHRTPEKMVEYARTAADRGLKVIIAGAGGAAHLPGMTASMTHLPVLGVPVRSRALSGMDSLLSIVQMPAGIPVPTLAIGEAGAKNAALSAAAILALEDEGLRDRLIAYREGLRAKVEAMELPEA; from the coding sequence ATGAAGGATAATGAATCGGCACGGGTGGGAATCATTATGGGAAGTATTTCCGATTGGGAAACCATGCAGGAGGCGGCGGCCCTTCTCGATGATCTGGGCGTTTCCTATGAGAAGAACATCGTGAGCGCCCACCGGACACCTGAGAAGATGGTGGAATATGCGCGCACAGCGGCCGACCGCGGCTTGAAGGTGATTATCGCCGGGGCCGGTGGGGCGGCCCACTTGCCCGGAATGACTGCCTCGATGACGCACCTTCCGGTCCTTGGGGTCCCGGTCCGCAGTCGTGCCCTCAGTGGGATGGATTCGCTTCTTTCAATTGTCCAAATGCCGGCAGGAATTCCGGTTCCAACTCTGGCAATCGGGGAGGCCGGGGCTAAAAATGCCGCGCTCAGTGCCGCGGCAATTCTTGCCCTTGAAGATGAAGGCCTACGCGACCGTCTCATAGCTTACCGGGAAGGCCTTCGGGCGAAGGTGGAGGCCATGGAGTTGCCTGAGGCATGA
- a CDS encoding 5-(carboxyamino)imidazole ribonucleotide synthase, with the protein MKTLLPGSTIGMLGGGQLGRMSILAGRKLGYRFIVLEPSSHSAAGMVADQQVEAAYDDPDGLRAFAGQVDRATLEFENIPARSLEILAESVEVFPGRLALEVCQNRGREKQFLKDNKIPCAPFAIVRSLPELEEAIGRIGLPAVLKTADFGYDGKGQVRIDPGMDLAQVWSAYEGHAAVLEGWVEFSGEYSVICGRNAEGQSCVYPLIHNTHRNHILFTSVSPAGVSAVLEKQAQELALSIADGLDLVGLVAVELFLTGNGWVVNEMAPRPHNSGHLTFDSHMTSQFEQHIRLVCGLAPGSAQQHTPACMLNVLGDVWKNGPPDWAGILEDPQAKLHLYDKGEPRPGRKMGHITFLGDNPEDCLARAIECDKRLYEAIR; encoded by the coding sequence ATGAAGACCCTTTTGCCAGGATCAACCATCGGCATGCTTGGCGGCGGGCAGCTCGGCAGGATGTCGATCCTTGCCGGGCGCAAACTTGGATACCGTTTCATAGTCCTTGAGCCCAGTTCCCACAGTGCCGCCGGAATGGTTGCCGACCAACAGGTGGAGGCGGCCTATGATGACCCGGATGGCCTCCGGGCCTTTGCAGGACAAGTTGACCGGGCAACCCTTGAGTTTGAGAATATCCCTGCCCGCTCACTGGAGATACTCGCTGAATCGGTGGAGGTGTTTCCGGGGCGACTGGCCCTTGAAGTGTGCCAGAATCGCGGGCGCGAAAAGCAGTTTCTGAAGGATAACAAGATTCCCTGCGCGCCCTTTGCGATTGTCAGGAGCCTGCCTGAACTTGAGGAGGCAATTGGAAGAATCGGATTGCCCGCAGTCCTGAAGACAGCGGATTTTGGATACGACGGGAAGGGACAGGTCCGGATTGATCCGGGGATGGATCTTGCACAGGTCTGGTCTGCCTACGAAGGCCACGCGGCAGTCCTTGAAGGATGGGTGGAATTCAGCGGCGAGTATTCTGTAATCTGCGGTCGAAACGCAGAAGGGCAGTCCTGTGTGTATCCATTAATTCATAACACCCATCGCAATCATATCCTTTTCACATCTGTCAGCCCGGCTGGTGTGAGTGCTGTCCTCGAGAAGCAGGCGCAGGAGCTTGCCTTGAGCATTGCTGATGGCCTCGACCTTGTCGGGCTGGTCGCCGTGGAGCTTTTCCTGACTGGCAACGGCTGGGTGGTCAACGAGATGGCCCCGCGCCCGCATAATTCGGGCCACCTGACGTTTGATTCCCACATGACGAGCCAGTTTGAACAGCATATCCGGCTGGTCTGTGGCCTTGCCCCGGGATCCGCGCAGCAGCACACGCCTGCCTGCATGCTCAATGTTCTGGGTGATGTCTGGAAGAACGGTCCGCCCGACTGGGCAGGAATTCTCGAGGATCCGCAGGCAAAGCTGCATTTGTACGATAAGGGGGAACCCCGTCCGGGTCGCAAGATGGGGCACATCACATTTCTGGGTGACAATCCGGAAGATTGCCTCGCCCGTGCTATTGAATGTGACAAACGATTGTACGAGGCAATCCGATGA
- a CDS encoding fatty acid CoA ligase family protein: MSGDSSANVARFLLQRAREQPEGCAVMAPNGRIQGGQIRYESLSFAELQVQSGKVAHGLRASGIGPGQRVLLMVKPGSDLIRCCFALFKVGAVPVVIDPGMGLKSFLSCVERTRPAAILGVPLAQWISRLFYRKFHSVEHRIVVGRGFKKWYESFSAEDYPIKETRPDELAAILFTSGSTGAPKGVCYGHGQFDAQVRLIRDTFSIEPGEVDLPMLPVFALFNPALGMTTVVPELNPGKPATVEPAKILQAINQCGVTNSFGSPVLWKKIAAYAATTGQTFPGMRRILMAGAPVPPQLVRRLQPHFPNARIWSPYGATECLPVSAVDGETILREAKQSVQSGAGTCVGKPVSEVQIQIIRITDSVIATLEKAELLPAGEIGEIIATGPSVTKSYDGLPEATARAKIRDGEGRLWHRMGDAGYFDASGQLWFCGRIAERVMTREGPMYTDRCEGIFNTIPGVSRSALIGLGEAPCQVPAIVIEPEKGMKPSEWDILKVAKDHEVTRPIEKVFFYSSFPVDVRHNAKIHRLTLSKRFQEK, from the coding sequence ATGAGCGGTGATTCCTCGGCCAATGTTGCGCGCTTTCTGCTTCAGCGGGCCCGTGAGCAACCCGAAGGCTGTGCCGTGATGGCGCCCAATGGTCGCATTCAAGGCGGACAGATTCGCTACGAGTCGTTGAGCTTTGCGGAGTTGCAGGTGCAATCCGGCAAAGTCGCTCATGGGCTGCGCGCAAGCGGTATCGGACCGGGCCAGCGGGTACTCCTGATGGTGAAACCCGGTAGTGATCTCATCCGTTGCTGTTTCGCCCTTTTTAAAGTGGGTGCAGTCCCAGTGGTGATCGATCCGGGAATGGGGCTGAAGTCCTTTCTCAGTTGTGTCGAGAGAACACGCCCGGCGGCAATCCTGGGGGTTCCCCTGGCACAATGGATCAGCCGCCTCTTTTACCGCAAATTCCATTCGGTGGAACACCGCATCGTGGTGGGACGCGGATTCAAGAAGTGGTATGAATCCTTTTCGGCTGAGGATTATCCGATCAAGGAGACCCGCCCCGACGAGCTGGCCGCGATCCTCTTTACCTCCGGTTCAACCGGTGCTCCAAAAGGCGTATGCTACGGACACGGTCAATTTGATGCGCAGGTCCGGCTGATCCGTGATACCTTCTCCATTGAGCCTGGCGAGGTGGACCTGCCCATGCTGCCAGTGTTCGCCCTTTTTAATCCGGCTCTGGGAATGACGACGGTTGTCCCGGAGTTGAACCCCGGAAAGCCAGCCACAGTCGAACCTGCCAAAATTCTTCAGGCAATCAACCAGTGTGGTGTGACCAACAGCTTTGGCTCCCCGGTGTTGTGGAAGAAAATCGCGGCTTACGCGGCGACGACAGGTCAGACCTTTCCCGGTATGCGGCGAATCCTTATGGCCGGTGCTCCGGTCCCGCCGCAGCTTGTGCGCCGCCTTCAACCACATTTTCCAAACGCCCGGATCTGGTCGCCCTACGGTGCCACGGAGTGTCTTCCGGTCAGTGCGGTCGACGGGGAGACCATTTTGCGTGAAGCGAAGCAGTCGGTTCAATCAGGGGCAGGCACCTGCGTCGGAAAACCTGTATCGGAAGTACAAATACAAATAATCCGTATCACGGATTCGGTAATTGCCACGCTTGAGAAGGCGGAACTGCTCCCTGCAGGCGAAATCGGCGAGATTATCGCCACCGGTCCCAGCGTGACCAAGTCTTATGACGGCCTTCCTGAGGCCACCGCGCGGGCCAAGATACGGGATGGGGAAGGGCGCCTTTGGCATCGCATGGGAGATGCGGGATATTTTGATGCCTCCGGACAATTGTGGTTCTGCGGCCGCATTGCCGAACGCGTGATGACACGGGAAGGCCCGATGTATACGGACCGATGCGAAGGCATTTTTAACACAATCCCCGGTGTCAGTCGTTCCGCCTTGATTGGACTGGGCGAGGCACCCTGCCAGGTGCCGGCAATTGTCATTGAGCCGGAGAAGGGGATGAAACCCAGCGAGTGGGATATTCTCAAGGTCGCAAAGGACCATGAGGTGACGCGTCCTATTGAGAAAGTATTTTTCTATTCCTCATTTCCGGTGGATGTGCGCCATAATGCAAAGATTCACCGGCTCACCCTCAGCAAACGCTTTCAGGAAAAATGA
- a CDS encoding NAD-dependent epimerase/dehydratase family protein yields the protein MKILVTGGGGFLGRYIVDGLLLKGHRVVAFQRRAHPELEARGVEVVRGSLGERESLTRALQGCDAVVHTAAKAGVWGLRKDFFEINHEGTRNVCDCMQAQGIQKLVYCSTPSVVFNGEAFEGADESLPYGRNWLCHYAESKALAEEHALQWGRSGHGKVIALRPHLIWGIGDPHLLPKVIQRSRAGRLRIIGDGNNRVDISRVENVAAAHLLALEALDRPSAVNRPYFISQGEPVRLWEWINSLLRKVDVPVLQKKISLSAAYRIGAVCEGLWALAQRQSVPPMTRFVAVELAKSHWFSIEAARRELGYRPEDFPIEEGMDCYAKAWLEGNTPEEA from the coding sequence ATGAAAATCCTTGTGACTGGCGGCGGTGGCTTTCTGGGTCGCTATATTGTGGATGGCCTTCTCTTGAAAGGTCACAGGGTAGTGGCTTTTCAGCGCAGAGCTCATCCGGAGCTTGAGGCACGCGGGGTTGAAGTGGTTCGCGGTTCCCTTGGGGAACGTGAGTCCCTCACCCGGGCCTTGCAGGGATGTGATGCCGTTGTCCACACAGCCGCCAAAGCCGGGGTCTGGGGTTTACGGAAGGATTTTTTTGAAATTAACCACGAGGGCACCCGGAACGTCTGTGACTGTATGCAGGCCCAGGGAATCCAGAAACTGGTCTACTGCAGCACGCCCAGTGTTGTCTTTAACGGGGAGGCCTTCGAGGGTGCGGATGAATCGCTCCCGTACGGACGCAATTGGCTCTGTCATTACGCGGAAAGCAAGGCACTCGCAGAGGAACATGCCTTGCAGTGGGGGAGAAGTGGCCACGGCAAGGTAATCGCTCTCAGGCCACATTTGATCTGGGGGATTGGCGATCCCCATTTGCTTCCAAAAGTCATCCAGCGAAGCAGGGCGGGGCGCCTTCGTATCATTGGTGACGGAAATAACCGGGTTGATATCAGCCGGGTAGAGAATGTGGCCGCGGCACATTTGCTCGCTCTCGAGGCTCTGGATAGGCCAAGCGCGGTGAACCGGCCCTATTTTATTTCCCAGGGTGAGCCGGTCCGCTTGTGGGAGTGGATCAATTCTCTTCTGCGCAAAGTGGATGTTCCCGTTTTGCAAAAGAAGATATCCCTTTCCGCTGCCTACCGGATCGGAGCCGTCTGCGAAGGACTTTGGGCGCTTGCCCAGCGCCAGTCGGTTCCGCCGATGACGCGCTTCGTGGCTGTGGAGCTGGCCAAGAGCCACTGGTTTTCCATAGAGGCTGCGCGCCGAGAGCTAGGCTACCGTCCGGAAGACTTTCCGATTGAGGAGGGGATGGACTGCTACGCCAAGGCCTGGTTGGAGGGGAATACGCCAGAAGAGGCATGA
- a CDS encoding acyl-CoA thioesterase, with product MAARLPGHFYFETETYYDQLDGQMILHHPRYFVFIERAQQAWMEAVLGAPRFDWRNFPDMYLVVRKLEVEYLFPIEGVCDITVVLWPERIRAAKLVMGFEIRSPDLERVYCRGTRVNCKVNCEDHKPVFWTDRFIDLVESACLMAKQARQI from the coding sequence ATGGCAGCCCGACTTCCCGGACATTTCTATTTTGAGACAGAGACCTACTACGATCAGTTGGACGGTCAGATGATCCTGCACCATCCCCGATACTTCGTCTTCATTGAGCGGGCCCAACAGGCTTGGATGGAGGCGGTTCTGGGAGCACCCCGCTTTGACTGGCGGAATTTTCCGGACATGTACCTGGTCGTACGCAAGCTGGAGGTTGAATACCTCTTTCCCATTGAGGGAGTATGCGACATCACAGTGGTCCTTTGGCCGGAGAGGATTCGCGCCGCCAAGTTAGTCATGGGTTTTGAAATCCGCAGTCCGGATCTTGAGCGGGTTTATTGCCGGGGCACCCGAGTGAATTGCAAGGTCAACTGCGAGGATCACAAACCGGTCTTCTGGACCGACAGGTTTATCGATCTGGTTGAGAGCGCCTGCCTGATGGCAAAACAGGCTCGACAGATTTAG
- a CDS encoding Gfo/Idh/MocA family protein, producing the protein MKGFQKECNIRCAVIGYGGAFNMGKVHLDQMQAAGMKPVAVVEIDASRLEVAKSDFPGIQIFTTIGSMLKEAKPDLVTIITPHNTHAELSMKCLESGASVVCEKPMAITLEECDRMIAVAESKDLLLSVYHNRHWDGCILEAVDRIRNKDEIGEVFRVEAHMGGFSQPGDWWRSSRSISGGIHYDWGVHLIEYALQVINSKVVEVSAFSKEGVWQTKWGKDTNQDELTAIVRFANGSLLNLRITHLDSEPPKGEVVFTGTAGKYFMTQNEFELVQVRGDEKTIKRGKNRPAETEKYYLNIAAALSGKAELVITPDWSRRTMEILALATRSAAEGRALLVDS; encoded by the coding sequence ATGAAGGGTTTCCAGAAGGAATGTAATATCCGTTGTGCGGTTATTGGATACGGCGGTGCCTTCAATATGGGCAAGGTCCATCTCGACCAGATGCAGGCCGCCGGCATGAAGCCAGTCGCCGTGGTGGAAATAGACGCATCGCGGCTGGAGGTTGCCAAAAGCGACTTTCCGGGTATCCAGATTTTCACGACAATAGGCAGTATGCTGAAGGAGGCAAAGCCGGACCTTGTAACAATCATCACGCCGCACAATACACACGCAGAACTCTCCATGAAGTGCCTTGAATCCGGGGCAAGCGTGGTCTGCGAGAAGCCCATGGCAATCACGCTCGAAGAATGTGACCGGATGATTGCCGTGGCAGAATCCAAAGACCTTTTATTGTCTGTCTATCACAATCGCCACTGGGATGGCTGCATCCTGGAGGCAGTCGATCGTATCCGGAACAAGGATGAAATTGGTGAAGTGTTTCGGGTGGAAGCGCATATGGGTGGATTCAGCCAACCCGGCGACTGGTGGCGATCCAGTCGCAGTATTTCGGGAGGGATTCATTACGACTGGGGCGTGCACCTCATTGAGTATGCACTTCAGGTGATTAATTCCAAAGTGGTTGAGGTGAGCGCCTTTTCAAAGGAAGGGGTCTGGCAGACTAAGTGGGGTAAGGATACCAATCAGGACGAACTGACGGCCATTGTCCGCTTTGCCAATGGATCTTTGCTGAATTTGCGGATCACCCATCTGGATTCGGAACCACCCAAGGGGGAGGTCGTGTTTACCGGCACGGCCGGCAAATATTTCATGACCCAGAACGAGTTTGAGTTGGTTCAAGTTCGTGGTGACGAAAAAACGATCAAACGGGGAAAGAATCGTCCAGCGGAGACCGAAAAGTACTATCTGAACATAGCTGCCGCCCTGTCCGGGAAGGCTGAATTGGTCATAACGCCTGATTGGAGCCGGCGGACAATGGAAATACTGGCCCTTGCGACGCGAAGTGCGGCTGAAGGCCGTGCACTGCTGGTGGATTCCTGA
- a CDS encoding RNA polymerase sigma factor yields MMSLAMVQTASDLYAARGKPDFSSLARQFYEPVYRFILRQAPTAEDAADLTQETFIRAQKNFGRFDPEREFAPWLFTIARRTVADFYRQRRQLHELLEDGHADPAPDPRECLDVEESVEQLWSQARKLKPKYHQVLLLHYKENLSLKQTAVAMGLTTVHVKVLLFRARSALKRHLPANTLIEEETNHE; encoded by the coding sequence ATGATGAGCTTGGCAATGGTTCAGACAGCCAGCGACTTATACGCAGCCCGTGGTAAGCCAGATTTTTCATCGCTTGCGAGGCAGTTTTATGAGCCCGTTTATCGGTTCATCCTTCGGCAAGCGCCGACGGCGGAAGATGCTGCGGACCTGACCCAGGAAACCTTTATCCGGGCGCAAAAGAATTTCGGGCGTTTTGATCCTGAACGGGAGTTTGCTCCATGGCTCTTCACAATCGCTCGGCGAACAGTCGCTGACTTCTATCGCCAGCGCAGGCAATTGCACGAACTGCTTGAGGATGGGCATGCTGACCCTGCTCCCGATCCGCGTGAATGCCTTGATGTGGAGGAGAGTGTGGAGCAGCTCTGGAGTCAGGCCCGAAAGCTAAAGCCAAAGTATCATCAGGTCCTTTTGCTCCATTACAAAGAGAACTTAAGCCTCAAGCAGACAGCGGTTGCGATGGGACTCACCACAGTACATGTGAAAGTCCTGCTGTTCCGGGCCCGCTCCGCCTTGAAGCGCCACTTGCCTGCCAACACCCTTATCGAGGAGGAAACAAATCATGAATAA